Proteins from a single region of Dyadobacter fanqingshengii:
- a CDS encoding TonB-dependent receptor, which yields MICGCQPLLAQTANKLSVTGKIVDGQNNSPLGYASIRLFRTADSTFTAGAITDETGGFVVDIVAGSYYALSEFIGYKPQVTQNIKLTAGTSPLNIGTIKVSGSAKTLDEVTVQAEKSSMELSLDKKIFNVGKDLANAGGTGVDILTNIPSVAVDVEGNVSLRGSGNVRILIDGKPSGLVSIKGASGLQQLQGSMIERVEIITNPSARYEAEGMGGVINIVLKKERKEGINGSFDIITGYPTNYGVAANVNYRRKNLNFFINYTLSYRNTPGKNYLYQELYRNDSTFIMERDMTSNLKGMNNSARGGIDYYFNPKNILTGSYTWRTSKGKRFSTLKYRDYLTSINNLTSFTNRTQDETETEPNSEYSITYKKTFDKKGQEFTADVRYLDNWENSDQYYRENVYRPDGSPSDIPPLLQRAVNYETEKQLLFQMDYVHPFGKEGKFEAGARSSSRDMTNDYAVTQETSEGWIPLPSLTNDFLYEENINAAYGIVGNKTGKFSYQAGLRAEWTGVTTELKQTKEVNERNYANLFPSVHVTYDFAKQNAFQLSFSRRVRRPQYNDLSPFATYSDNRNYWSGNPDLNPEFTNAFELGHIKYMSKGSLTSSLYYRHTNGKITSIRRVQEDGSSYTRPENLGTEDAYGAEFTSSFTLYQWWKLDGSVNFFRAITDGTGLDEDFQSDTYSWFVRMMSRFTLWKNTDVQLRGNYEAPQQTPQGKRKAMATLDLAASRDILKNNGTLTLSVIDVFNSRKFRSVIEGANFYTLNNSQGRRRQVNLTLNYRLHQAKKKPKEGVEGEF from the coding sequence ATGATTTGCGGCTGTCAGCCATTGCTTGCGCAAACTGCAAATAAACTGTCGGTTACCGGTAAGATCGTTGATGGACAGAACAATAGCCCGCTGGGTTATGCGAGCATAAGACTTTTCCGGACGGCGGACAGTACATTTACCGCAGGCGCGATCACGGACGAGACTGGCGGATTTGTGGTTGACATTGTAGCGGGTTCCTATTATGCATTGTCTGAATTCATTGGTTATAAGCCACAGGTCACGCAGAATATCAAGCTTACTGCCGGCACATCGCCATTGAACATCGGTACGATAAAAGTGTCAGGCTCAGCCAAAACATTGGATGAAGTTACTGTTCAGGCGGAGAAAAGCTCGATGGAGTTGTCGCTGGATAAAAAGATATTTAATGTAGGAAAAGACCTTGCTAATGCTGGCGGGACCGGGGTGGATATCCTTACCAATATTCCATCCGTTGCGGTGGACGTGGAAGGCAATGTGAGCCTGCGGGGAAGCGGAAACGTACGTATATTAATCGACGGTAAACCATCCGGATTGGTTAGTATCAAGGGTGCCAGTGGTTTGCAGCAATTGCAGGGCAGCATGATCGAGCGCGTGGAGATTATTACCAATCCTTCGGCCAGATATGAGGCAGAGGGGATGGGAGGGGTTATCAACATTGTTTTGAAAAAAGAAAGGAAAGAGGGCATTAACGGCTCCTTCGATATTATTACGGGTTATCCTACAAACTATGGTGTAGCTGCGAATGTTAATTACCGTCGCAAAAACCTGAACTTCTTTATTAATTATACATTGTCCTACCGGAATACGCCGGGTAAAAATTATCTATATCAGGAGCTTTACCGGAACGATTCGACCTTCATTATGGAACGCGATATGACTTCCAACCTGAAAGGGATGAACAACAGTGCCCGCGGGGGAATTGATTATTATTTCAATCCAAAAAACATTCTGACCGGCTCATACACATGGCGGACGAGCAAAGGAAAACGGTTCTCGACATTGAAATACAGGGATTACCTGACAAGCATTAACAACCTGACGAGCTTTACAAACCGGACACAGGACGAAACGGAAACCGAGCCAAACTCCGAATATTCAATCACTTATAAAAAGACATTTGACAAAAAGGGGCAAGAGTTTACCGCGGACGTTCGCTATCTGGACAACTGGGAAAATTCGGACCAATATTACCGCGAGAATGTTTACAGACCCGACGGAAGCCCTTCGGATATTCCTCCGCTGTTGCAGCGTGCCGTGAATTATGAAACGGAGAAACAGTTGCTTTTTCAGATGGATTATGTGCATCCTTTTGGCAAGGAGGGTAAATTTGAAGCGGGAGCAAGGAGCAGCTCGCGCGACATGACGAATGACTACGCCGTAACGCAGGAAACCAGTGAAGGATGGATCCCTTTGCCCAGCCTTACCAACGACTTTTTGTACGAAGAAAATATCAATGCCGCTTATGGGATTGTTGGGAACAAAACTGGCAAATTTTCCTATCAGGCGGGTTTACGGGCAGAATGGACGGGTGTTACAACGGAATTGAAACAAACAAAAGAGGTGAATGAGCGCAATTATGCCAATTTATTCCCGAGCGTCCACGTGACTTACGATTTTGCCAAACAGAATGCATTCCAGCTGAGTTTCAGTCGCCGCGTCCGCAGGCCGCAATACAATGACCTGAGCCCCTTTGCAACTTATAGTGATAACCGTAACTATTGGAGCGGTAACCCTGACCTTAATCCCGAATTCACGAATGCATTTGAGCTTGGTCACATTAAATATATGAGCAAAGGATCACTGACATCCTCACTTTATTATCGGCACACGAACGGTAAGATTACAAGCATCAGGCGGGTTCAGGAAGACGGAAGTTCTTACACGCGTCCCGAAAACCTGGGAACGGAGGACGCTTACGGAGCGGAATTCACGAGTTCTTTCACGCTATATCAATGGTGGAAACTCGATGGCAGCGTCAATTTTTTCCGGGCTATTACGGATGGGACCGGCTTGGATGAAGACTTCCAAAGCGACACTTACAGCTGGTTTGTGAGAATGATGTCACGTTTTACGTTATGGAAGAATACGGATGTTCAGTTAAGAGGCAACTATGAAGCGCCCCAGCAAACGCCACAGGGCAAACGAAAAGCTATGGCAACATTAGATTTGGCCGCCAGTCGTGACATTCTGAAAAACAATGGCACACTAACATTAAGCGTGATCGACGTTTTCAATTCCCGCAAGTTCCGGTCGGTGATTGAGGGAGCTAATTTTTATACATTAAACAATTCCCAGGGGCGCAGAAGGCAGGTTAACCTGACATTAAATTACAGGTTGCACCAGGCTAAAAAGAAACCAAAAGAGGGTGTTGAAGGCGAATTTTAA
- a CDS encoding MATE family efflux transporter → MKNEASQTLKLALPIIIGELAQMALHLIDSAMVGAISYKQLAAAALVINAMNIPFVIGIGMTISVSQMVSLANGRRDSQLVSHYLFNGFCLCALTALAISFTLVFGRDLLHNLGQDPEVVTLAIPFMKLMGLSIIPMLLFMTLKQFADGLEYTRTAMILSLAGMPLNILLNWLLIYGNWGFPRLELEGAGWATLITRTCMFLALAAVVLKHKTFSRYIAVSSSQWKFKAQTWRELLHIGVPSSLQIGMEAGAFAVSGIIIGTLGAVAQAAHQIALSSASLTFMVSMGLAQAGSIRVSNALGRKDRLKIFVIGKSTILTALIYGTICAILFAAFRHQIPTLFNKNTEVLALSALLLLFAAVFQISDSTQAIGAGLLRGIKDVKTPTILIGIAYWVIGIPAGYLFAFHFEMGAVGMWVGLILGLTMASIFLITRFFKMTKLSNI, encoded by the coding sequence ATGAAAAACGAAGCATCACAAACATTAAAATTAGCTTTACCTATCATTATCGGAGAACTCGCCCAAATGGCCCTCCACCTGATTGACAGCGCCATGGTCGGCGCGATAAGTTACAAACAACTTGCCGCGGCCGCCCTGGTCATCAATGCCATGAACATTCCATTTGTGATCGGCATAGGAATGACGATTTCTGTTTCGCAAATGGTTTCCCTGGCCAATGGGCGCCGCGATTCACAGTTAGTCTCCCATTACCTGTTCAATGGTTTTTGTCTTTGCGCATTAACTGCCCTGGCCATTTCCTTTACGCTGGTTTTTGGAAGAGATCTTTTGCATAACCTCGGACAAGACCCGGAAGTGGTCACGCTGGCTATCCCGTTTATGAAACTGATGGGCTTGTCAATCATTCCGATGCTGCTTTTCATGACGTTGAAACAATTCGCTGACGGCCTGGAATATACCAGAACCGCCATGATCCTTTCGCTGGCGGGTATGCCGCTGAATATTTTGTTGAACTGGCTGCTGATTTACGGCAACTGGGGCTTCCCACGACTCGAACTGGAAGGCGCGGGCTGGGCGACATTGATCACCCGGACTTGTATGTTTTTAGCGCTCGCCGCCGTTGTTCTGAAACACAAAACATTCTCCCGGTACATTGCCGTGAGCAGCAGCCAGTGGAAATTTAAGGCGCAAACCTGGCGCGAATTACTGCATATCGGCGTTCCAAGCAGTTTGCAGATTGGTATGGAAGCGGGTGCTTTTGCGGTTTCAGGGATCATTATTGGGACATTAGGCGCTGTGGCGCAAGCTGCGCACCAGATCGCATTGAGCAGCGCTTCGCTCACCTTTATGGTGTCTATGGGCCTTGCGCAGGCAGGTTCTATCCGCGTGAGCAATGCACTGGGCAGGAAAGACCGGCTCAAAATTTTTGTCATCGGGAAAAGCACTATTCTGACCGCATTAATTTATGGGACCATCTGCGCGATCCTGTTCGCTGCTTTCAGACACCAGATCCCTACATTATTCAACAAAAACACAGAAGTTTTGGCCCTATCCGCCCTTCTGCTGCTATTTGCGGCCGTTTTCCAGATCTCGGACAGCACCCAGGCTATCGGCGCCGGGCTTTTGCGCGGGATCAAGGATGTGAAAACGCCAACCATCCTCATTGGCATTGCATATTGGGTGATCGGCATCCCGGCTGGTTACCTCTTCGCCTTTCATTTTGAAATGGGGGCAGTGGGTATGTGGGTCGGGTTGATCCTGGGGTTGACGATGGCTTCGATCTTCTTGATCACCCGGTTCTTCAAAATGACCAAGCTTAGTAATATTTGA
- a CDS encoding NADP-dependent glyceraldehyde-3-phosphate dehydrogenase, giving the protein MDFNSTLKNIFVEEKDIPAEFLLPSLIHQREYLSDGEMKSWDGPVHEVFSPVCVKTENGLERKLIGSYPICTAEEANASLDAAVNAYNNGRGEWPTMSVAERIHRVEQFTGKMIEQKDIIVKLIMWEIGKSFADSAKEFDRTIEYIYATIDSLKNLDRDSSGFDIVDGIAAQVRRSPLGVVLCMGPFNYPLNETFTTLIPALIMGNTILFKPPKFGTLLHYPLQEAFMNSFPKGVVNVIYGRGNAIVPGLMQSGKINVLTLIGSSKVANELKKSHPKVNRLRAVLGLDAKNAAIVTPHADINLAVKEIITGSLSFNGQRCTALKIVWVHRSIADQFLKELSAAVGELKFGMPWEKGVALTPLPETNKIEYLNGCITDALEHGAKIMNENGGTSEGSFFYPAVVYPVNDKMKLYYDEQFGPIVPVVPFDDLEETIEYLIESTHGQQVSIFSNNADEVASLIDPLVNQVSRVNVNSQCQRGPDVFPFTGRKDSAEGTLSVADAIRAFSIRSLVAFKMNDANKQLINEIVHEDTSNFLSTKFIF; this is encoded by the coding sequence ATGGATTTCAATTCCACGTTAAAAAACATCTTTGTTGAAGAAAAAGACATTCCTGCGGAGTTTTTGCTCCCCTCATTGATCCACCAGCGCGAGTATCTGAGCGATGGAGAGATGAAGAGCTGGGATGGTCCTGTACACGAGGTGTTTTCACCCGTATGCGTCAAAACCGAAAACGGTCTCGAAAGAAAGCTGATCGGCAGTTATCCGATATGCACAGCCGAAGAAGCCAATGCTTCTCTGGATGCGGCCGTTAATGCTTACAACAATGGCCGTGGTGAATGGCCTACGATGAGCGTTGCCGAAAGGATCCACCGCGTGGAGCAGTTCACGGGTAAAATGATCGAGCAAAAGGACATTATCGTCAAGCTCATTATGTGGGAGATCGGGAAGTCGTTTGCTGATTCCGCCAAAGAATTTGACCGCACCATCGAATACATTTATGCAACCATTGACTCCCTGAAAAATCTGGACCGCGATTCGTCAGGATTTGACATTGTAGACGGCATTGCCGCGCAGGTAAGGCGCTCACCGCTAGGCGTTGTGCTTTGTATGGGGCCATTTAACTATCCACTAAACGAAACTTTCACAACCCTGATCCCTGCGCTGATCATGGGTAACACCATACTTTTTAAACCTCCCAAATTTGGAACATTGCTGCACTATCCTTTGCAGGAAGCATTCATGAATAGTTTTCCAAAAGGCGTGGTGAATGTAATTTACGGTCGTGGTAATGCCATCGTTCCGGGCCTGATGCAATCCGGTAAGATTAATGTGCTTACACTGATCGGTTCGAGCAAAGTGGCCAATGAATTGAAAAAATCCCACCCGAAAGTAAACCGGCTACGCGCAGTTTTGGGTCTGGATGCTAAAAATGCAGCGATTGTTACGCCGCATGCGGACATTAATCTCGCTGTCAAAGAGATCATTACCGGCTCACTTTCCTTTAATGGTCAGCGTTGCACAGCGTTGAAGATCGTGTGGGTGCACAGAAGCATTGCGGATCAATTCCTGAAGGAGCTGAGCGCTGCGGTTGGTGAGTTGAAGTTTGGTATGCCCTGGGAAAAGGGCGTCGCGCTCACGCCGCTGCCGGAAACCAATAAAATCGAATATCTGAATGGCTGCATTACCGACGCACTCGAACACGGCGCTAAGATCATGAACGAAAACGGCGGAACTTCCGAAGGCTCGTTCTTCTATCCAGCTGTGGTGTATCCTGTGAATGATAAAATGAAACTTTATTATGACGAACAATTCGGCCCGATCGTGCCGGTTGTGCCGTTTGACGACCTGGAAGAAACGATCGAATATCTGATCGAATCAACACACGGTCAGCAGGTTAGTATTTTCAGTAATAATGCTGACGAAGTTGCGTCCCTGATCGATCCATTGGTAAACCAGGTAAGCCGCGTGAATGTGAACAGCCAATGCCAGCGCGGGCCGGACGTTTTCCCTTTCACCGGCCGCAAAGACAGCGCAGAAGGAACATTATCCGTCGCTGATGCCATCCGCGCATTCTCGATCCGCTCACTCGTTGCATTTAAAATGAATGACGCAAACAAGCAGTTGATCAATGAAATTGTTCACGAGGATACGTCCAACTTCCTGAGCACGAAATTTATTTTCTAG
- a CDS encoding PAS domain-containing protein, with the protein MRSEFTIESLEMVISGINAGIWDWDFDTDKQIWSDRFFELLEYQPNEFTPGYENFTQLLVHPDDKEIVALAVKAQLEQNIPYNVQVRLRTKYSGYRYFECRGNAKFIDGKPARMVGSITDIHERYSLREKLSVVFEHSTDAHLLIDDSGILDCNEAAVKMLRCKNKNELLLIHPAKFSPEVQPDGRRSDEKSLEMDRRAYETGYNRFEWTHRRLNGEEFPVEVTLNPVHIENKKVLLVVWHDISHRKNAEEVIRRNEAMLAESQQLTHSGSWEADLVTGQNYWSDEAFRIFGLEPDSTGPNTELFSKMIHPDDMHLYNSHIKDAINNLSPASFDLRIVLPDGKIKFIHAIGKPFVDQTGRVVKLYGAIMDIDAQKKNEQELIKAKEEAEMAGVAKSQFLSTMSHEIRTPMNAVIGFTHLLLQQDPRPQQMEYLNILKFSAENLLVLINDILDFSKIEAGKIEFEEVDFNIFSLLENIRSGNIHKANEKGILLKLDIDKQLDLTVIGDPVRLGQILTNLVSNAVKFTEVGEVTVSASVANRDKESVTVDFEITDTGIGIPTEKTGNIFDSFTQATSDTTRKYGGSGLGLTITKRLLELQNSTINLRSKQGEGSVFYFSLTFKLSETQIASKENGSIANTQSLKGMKVLIVEDNAVNIFLMKNFMKQWDIEYDVAENGLIAYEIVQQNDYDLVLMDLQMPEMDGYEATAKIRFLPDPKYATLPIIALTASAMLDIKDIAFQVGMNDYISKPFTPTELYTKIAAYRKK; encoded by the coding sequence ATGCGTTCAGAGTTTACAATCGAGTCTTTGGAAATGGTGATTTCCGGTATTAATGCCGGAATCTGGGATTGGGATTTTGACACAGATAAGCAGATCTGGTCGGACCGATTTTTTGAACTTCTTGAATATCAACCAAATGAATTTACACCGGGATACGAAAACTTTACACAACTCCTCGTTCACCCGGACGATAAGGAAATCGTCGCCCTTGCAGTAAAGGCACAGCTGGAACAAAATATTCCCTACAATGTCCAGGTCAGACTTCGCACAAAATACAGTGGTTACCGATATTTTGAGTGCCGGGGAAATGCCAAATTTATTGATGGAAAACCGGCACGCATGGTGGGTTCCATCACAGACATTCACGAACGTTATTCATTGCGTGAAAAGCTGAGCGTGGTCTTCGAGCATTCAACCGACGCACATTTGCTCATCGATGATAGCGGCATCCTGGATTGCAACGAAGCCGCCGTCAAGATGCTGCGATGCAAAAACAAAAACGAGCTGCTTCTCATCCATCCTGCCAAGTTTTCTCCCGAAGTGCAACCTGACGGACGCCGTTCAGATGAAAAATCTCTTGAAATGGACCGGCGAGCCTACGAAACGGGATATAACCGCTTTGAATGGACCCATAGGCGATTAAACGGAGAAGAATTCCCTGTTGAAGTGACGCTGAACCCGGTGCACATTGAAAATAAAAAAGTATTGCTGGTGGTGTGGCACGATATCAGTCACCGAAAGAATGCGGAGGAGGTAATCCGCCGAAACGAAGCAATGCTTGCAGAATCGCAGCAACTGACGCACAGCGGAAGCTGGGAAGCTGACCTGGTTACGGGGCAGAATTACTGGTCCGATGAGGCGTTCAGGATCTTCGGCCTGGAACCTGACAGCACCGGCCCTAACACCGAGCTATTTTCTAAAATGATCCATCCGGATGATATGCATTTGTATAACTCTCATATCAAAGATGCGATCAACAATCTGAGTCCGGCTAGTTTTGACCTCAGGATCGTGCTTCCGGATGGGAAGATTAAGTTCATTCACGCCATCGGAAAGCCTTTTGTAGATCAAACAGGCCGCGTGGTGAAGCTTTACGGTGCCATCATGGACATCGATGCCCAGAAAAAGAATGAACAAGAATTGATTAAAGCCAAGGAGGAAGCGGAAATGGCGGGGGTAGCTAAGTCACAATTCCTTTCTACTATGAGCCATGAGATACGCACACCTATGAACGCGGTGATCGGTTTCACGCACCTGCTCTTGCAACAGGACCCGAGGCCGCAACAAATGGAATACCTCAATATTCTGAAATTTTCGGCTGAAAACCTGTTGGTGCTCATTAACGATATCCTGGATTTCAGCAAAATTGAAGCGGGAAAAATAGAATTTGAGGAAGTGGATTTTAACATCTTTTCTCTGCTTGAAAACATCCGCTCGGGTAACATTCATAAAGCGAACGAAAAAGGGATCTTATTAAAGCTTGATATCGATAAACAGCTGGATCTGACCGTTATAGGAGATCCTGTGCGGCTCGGCCAGATCCTGACTAACCTCGTCAGCAATGCGGTCAAATTTACCGAAGTCGGCGAAGTGACCGTTTCAGCTTCCGTGGCAAACCGCGATAAGGAGTCGGTAACGGTTGATTTTGAAATTACGGATACTGGCATTGGCATACCCACAGAAAAAACCGGCAACATTTTCGACAGCTTCACGCAAGCCACATCAGATACAACCAGAAAATACGGCGGTTCGGGCCTTGGGCTAACCATTACCAAGCGATTGCTGGAATTGCAGAACAGCACAATCAATCTGCGCAGCAAACAGGGAGAAGGCTCTGTTTTTTATTTTAGTCTCACTTTCAAACTTAGTGAGACGCAGATCGCAAGCAAGGAAAACGGTTCAATTGCCAATACTCAGAGTTTGAAAGGCATGAAAGTGCTGATCGTGGAGGATAATGCGGTGAACATTTTCCTGATGAAAAACTTTATGAAACAATGGGATATCGAATATGATGTTGCTGAAAACGGTCTTATCGCGTACGAAATCGTGCAGCAAAATGATTACGATCTTGTTTTGATGGACCTGCAAATGCCGGAGATGGACGGCTACGAAGCCACCGCCAAAATCCGCTTTCTCCCGGATCCGAAATATGCGACCCTTCCCATCATTGCACTCACCGCATCTGCAATGCTGGACATCAAGGACATTGCCTTTCAGGTTGGCATGAACGATTACATCAGCAAACCATTTACACCTACCGAGTTATATACAAAGATCGCGGCTTACAGAAAAAAATAA
- a CDS encoding response regulator gives MDKKEIYLVDDSADHRYLVRTIFNKFLPNYHVRFFQGGHELYQFLILQSSPDYTGRRPGLIILDLKMPAINGLELLKLLRQTPDNADTQWKTIPIVILSNNSSNEIISRCYFAGANSFFKKPVEFEELRFMLETICHYWLDYNKLPAVTQKEPEQKSAELDLDE, from the coding sequence ATGGACAAAAAGGAGATATACCTGGTAGACGATTCTGCTGACCACAGATATCTGGTGAGGACGATTTTTAATAAGTTCCTGCCCAATTATCATGTACGTTTTTTTCAGGGAGGACATGAATTGTACCAATTTCTGATCCTGCAATCTTCACCCGATTATACCGGCAGACGCCCCGGTTTGATTATTCTTGACCTTAAAATGCCAGCTATCAATGGTTTAGAGCTTCTGAAATTGCTTCGGCAAACACCGGACAATGCGGATACGCAATGGAAAACCATACCAATTGTCATTTTGAGTAATAACAGTTCGAATGAGATCATAAGCAGATGCTATTTCGCTGGTGCAAACTCTTTTTTTAAAAAACCGGTTGAATTTGAGGAGCTTAGGTTTATGTTGGAGACGATTTGCCATTACTGGTTAGACTACAACAAACTGCCCGCAGTAACCCAAAAGGAGCCAGAACAAAAATCAGCAGAATTAGATCTGGACGAGTAA
- a CDS encoding alpha-amylase family glycosyl hydrolase: protein MEQVMAQASVLSQHLWWQHGVIYQIYPRSFQDSNDDGVGDLPGIISRLDYLQWLGVDCVWLSPVFSSPMADFGYDISDYQGIHPLFGTMDDFDELLKEVHNRGMKLLLDLVPNHTSDQHPWFLESKSSRDNPKRDWYIWHDGKNDGGLPNNWLSVFGGHAWEWDNTTQQYYYHAFLKEQPDLNWRNPEVQEAMMNVMRFWLDKGIDGFRVDVMWHMIKDAQLRDNPPFPGSTYDANDLIYDHYTPVYSTDQPEVHDIVRMMRAVTDEYDERVLIGEIYLPIHKLVTYYGQDNKGAHLPFNFQLLTLPWDAPQIAMAIDEYEGALPENGWPNWVLGNHDKPRISSRVGRAQAKVAALMLLTLRGTPTIYYGDEIGMRDVPIPMNEIVDPQGLNMPDLNVSRDPSRTPMQWSSDINAGFSGHKPWLRLPINSGRVNVDKQKDDEYSKLSFYRKLIRLRKEHAALNIGDYRPVYADQQLISYIREWGDEKFLIILNLSHRPAYFKPRQESFTGTILLGTEVERIGMIAEDIITLGGDEGLLIQLSNTK from the coding sequence ATGGAGCAAGTAATGGCACAAGCGTCCGTGCTGTCGCAGCATCTTTGGTGGCAGCATGGCGTTATATATCAAATTTATCCAAGATCTTTTCAGGATTCCAACGACGACGGCGTCGGGGACTTGCCAGGCATTATTAGCAGGCTCGACTATCTGCAATGGCTGGGAGTAGATTGCGTGTGGCTCTCTCCTGTATTTTCATCTCCTATGGCCGATTTCGGTTACGATATTTCTGATTACCAAGGCATTCACCCGCTTTTTGGAACAATGGATGACTTCGATGAGCTGCTCAAAGAAGTGCATAACCGGGGCATGAAACTGCTGCTTGACCTTGTTCCCAATCACACATCCGACCAACATCCCTGGTTCCTTGAAAGCAAGTCGTCGAGGGACAATCCCAAGCGCGACTGGTATATCTGGCACGATGGAAAAAATGATGGCGGGCTTCCCAACAACTGGCTAAGCGTGTTTGGCGGGCATGCCTGGGAATGGGATAACACCACCCAACAATATTATTATCACGCTTTCCTTAAAGAGCAGCCAGACCTGAACTGGCGCAATCCGGAAGTGCAGGAGGCCATGATGAATGTAATGCGTTTCTGGCTGGATAAAGGGATTGACGGTTTCCGCGTAGACGTGATGTGGCATATGATTAAAGATGCACAATTGCGTGATAACCCACCATTCCCAGGCTCAACTTATGATGCTAATGACCTGATATACGACCATTATACACCCGTATACTCGACAGACCAGCCCGAAGTTCATGACATTGTACGCATGATGCGTGCGGTTACGGACGAGTACGACGAGCGCGTGCTGATTGGCGAGATTTATCTTCCCATCCACAAGCTGGTTACCTATTACGGACAGGATAACAAGGGCGCACATCTGCCTTTCAACTTCCAGCTTTTAACATTGCCCTGGGACGCGCCGCAGATTGCAATGGCCATAGATGAATACGAAGGTGCGCTTCCTGAAAATGGCTGGCCAAACTGGGTGTTGGGAAATCACGATAAGCCCAGGATTTCGAGCCGCGTAGGGCGTGCGCAGGCCAAAGTAGCCGCATTAATGTTGCTTACGTTGCGCGGCACGCCTACTATTTACTACGGTGACGAAATCGGCATGCGTGATGTGCCTATCCCGATGAACGAAATCGTGGATCCTCAAGGATTGAATATGCCTGATCTGAATGTAAGTCGCGATCCTTCACGTACACCCATGCAGTGGAGCAGTGACATTAATGCAGGATTTTCCGGCCATAAGCCTTGGCTGAGATTGCCGATCAATTCAGGCCGCGTGAATGTGGATAAGCAGAAAGATGATGAATATTCCAAACTTTCCTTTTACCGCAAACTGATCCGGTTGCGCAAAGAACATGCGGCACTGAACATTGGCGATTACAGGCCCGTCTACGCCGACCAGCAACTGATCTCTTATATCCGCGAGTGGGGTGATGAAAAGTTTCTTATCATCTTGAATCTCAGCCACCGACCGGCCTACTTTAAACCCAGACAAGAATCTTTCACAGGAACTATTTTACTGGGAACGGAAGTGGAACGAATCGGTATGATAGCAGAGGACATTATCACGCTGGGCGGTGATGAAGGTTTGCTTATTCAACTTTCCAATACAAAATAA
- a CDS encoding CinA family protein: MPSQIIKDCSSALAAKRLTVAFVESASAGRLSAEFSLCPESGKVLKGGLVCYDASLKIGILRVPKKMIDTFTPESAEVTHELAERLQRFIPADIHIAITGLTTPGGSETAEKPVGTIFIHAYLKGKSVAVREVFSGSPEEVVLKSIDRVAKLILDEIPN, from the coding sequence ATGCCTTCACAAATTATAAAGGATTGCAGTAGCGCACTGGCGGCCAAACGCCTTACAGTGGCTTTCGTGGAAAGTGCCTCCGCTGGCCGGCTCTCGGCAGAGTTTTCCCTTTGTCCTGAGTCTGGAAAAGTCTTGAAAGGTGGTCTTGTCTGCTATGACGCATCGCTGAAAATCGGAATTTTACGGGTTCCCAAGAAAATGATCGATACGTTCACACCCGAAAGTGCGGAAGTTACGCATGAGCTGGCCGAGCGTTTACAGAGGTTTATTCCGGCTGATATCCACATTGCTATAACGGGCCTGACCACACCAGGTGGCAGCGAAACCGCGGAAAAGCCCGTGGGAACGATATTTATTCATGCATACTTGAAAGGAAAATCCGTGGCAGTACGGGAAGTTTTTTCTGGCAGTCCGGAAGAAGTTGTATTAAAATCCATTGACCGGGTAGCCAAGCTAATCCTGGACGAAATTCCAAATTAA
- a CDS encoding PA2169 family four-helix-bundle protein, with the protein MASNSAVVDILNDLILINNDRIEGYKKASDETDGSDTDLRSLYSNLADHSRNINSELTSEVTALGGEPATGTMVSGKLYRTWMDVKSAFSNDGRKTSLENSEFGEDAAQKAYETALQSDELTADLRILITRQKAILKDGHDTIKRLRDSAQAAH; encoded by the coding sequence ATGGCAAGTAATTCAGCAGTAGTAGATATACTCAATGATCTGATCCTTATTAACAACGACCGTATTGAAGGGTATAAAAAAGCAAGTGATGAAACGGATGGTTCAGACACAGATCTGAGATCGTTATATTCAAATCTCGCAGACCACAGCCGTAACATTAATTCGGAACTGACCAGTGAAGTGACAGCATTAGGCGGAGAGCCAGCAACGGGGACAATGGTTTCCGGTAAATTATATAGGACCTGGATGGATGTGAAGTCAGCATTCAGCAATGATGGCAGAAAAACGTCTCTTGAAAATTCCGAGTTCGGTGAGGACGCTGCACAGAAAGCGTATGAAACAGCATTGCAATCAGATGAGCTGACCGCTGATTTGAGAATATTGATAACAAGACAAAAAGCGATACTAAAAGACGGACACGATACAATCAAACGCCTTCGTGATTCAGCACAAGCCGCACATTAA